In one window of Camelus bactrianus isolate YW-2024 breed Bactrian camel chromosome 13, ASM4877302v1, whole genome shotgun sequence DNA:
- the P3R3URF gene encoding P3R3URF protein, producing the protein MGPSQLIRAPRPRGLSSSHRRPGVGWPRPRFPRMFKCSRRKYRQKPQGPAATTTATSLATMATGTNRTHTVTTRVWILPSQVLRHLCQPGSFLIL; encoded by the exons ATGGGGCCATCTCAGCTCATTCGTGCCCCTCGGCCCCGGGGCTTAAGTTCCTCCCACCGCAGGCCAGGTGTAGGTTGGCCTCGGCCCCGGTTTCCCAGGATGTTCAAGTGTAGCCGCAGAAAGTACCGGCAGAAACCCCAAGGCCCAGCTGCCACCACAACAGCGACCAGTCTTGCCACCATGGCCACGGGTACTAACAGAACCCACACTGTCACCACCAGGGTGTGGATCCTTCCATCACAAG ttCTCAGACACCTCTGTCAACCTGGCAGCTTTCTGATCCTTTAG